The following are encoded together in the Ovis aries strain OAR_USU_Benz2616 breed Rambouillet chromosome 15, ARS-UI_Ramb_v3.0, whole genome shotgun sequence genome:
- the NKAPD1 gene encoding uncharacterized protein NKAPD1 isoform X2, which translates to MSRVPLGKVLLRNVIRHTDAHNKIQEESDMWKIRELEKQMDDAYRGTKRKMLPSSSSRMRSDGFDEESQRDYWRPKNEICGALDDGFLKAKSWNKKLYDYEANMPDRWGHSGYKELYPEEFETDSDQQDITNGKKTSPQVKSSTHESHKHKKSKKSHKKKQKKKSHKKQKKSKKEATDITADSSSEFSEETGASSTRKRKQPHKRKKKSRKKSLKKSPLFLEAESDTSPSDDSASSSSEESEERDTKKTKRKKREKKVHIPVVNNEIQERTNKRTNWKVATDERSAESSEDD; encoded by the exons atacaGGAGGAATCAGATATGTGGAAAATAAGAGAACTGGAGAAACAGATGGATGATGCTTACCGGGGAACCAAAAGGAAAATGTTACCCAGCAGTTCAAG cCGGATGCGCAGTGATGGTTTTGATGAAGAAAGTCAAAGAGACTACTGGAGGCCAAAGAATGAAATTTGTGGAGCACTGGATGATGGTTTTCTTAAGGCTAAATCCTGGAACAAGAAGTTATATGATTATGAAGCTAACATGCCAGACAG ATGGGGCCACAGTGGATATAAAGAGTTATACCCTGAAGAATTTGAAACAGACAG TGATCAGCAAGATATTACCAATGGGAAAAAAACATCTCCCCAGGTGAAATCATCTACCCATGAATCTCACAAACACAAGAAGTCAAAGAAGTCCcacaaaaaaaagcagaaaaaaaagtcacacaaaaaacagaagaagagcAAAAAGGAAGCCACAGATATAACAGCAGATTCCTCAAGTGAGTTCTCAGAAGAAACTGGGGCTTCTAGTACCAGGAAAAGGAAGCAACCACACAAACGCAAGAAAAAATCCAGGAAAAAGTCTCTCAAGAAATCTCCTTTATTCTTAGAGGCAGAGAGTGACACTTCCCCATCAGATGATTCTGCCTCCAGCAGTTCTGAGGAAAGTGAGGAAAGAGACACTAAGaagaccaaaaggaaaaagagagagaaaaaagtccACATCCCTGTAGTTAACAATGAAATACAGGAGAGGACAAACAAACGCACAAATTGGAAAGTGGCTACAGATGAAAGGTCTGCCGAGAGTTCAGAGGATGACTAA
- the SDHD gene encoding succinate dehydrogenase [ubiquinone] cytochrome b small subunit, mitochondrial isoform X1: MATLWRLSVLCGVREGRALLLRTPVVRPALVSAFLQGRPAQGWCGTQHIHLSPSHHSGSKAASLHWTGERVVSVLLLGLIPAAYLNPCSAMDYSLAATLTLHSHWGIGQVVTDYVHGDAVQKAAKTGLLVLSAFTFAGLCYFNYHDVGICKAVAMLWKL, translated from the exons ATGGCGACTCTCTGGAGGCTAAGTGTCCTCTGCGGCGTCAGAGAAGGGCGAG CTCTGCTCCTCCGAACCCCAGTGGTCAGACCAGCTCTTGTCTCAGCATTTCTCCAGGGCCGACCTGCTCAAGGATGGTGTGGAACACAGCATATTCACCTGTCCCCCAGCCACCATT CTGGCTCCAAGGCTGCATCTCTCCACTGGACTGGTGAGAGGGTTGTCAGTGTTTTGCTCCTGGGCCTAATTCCAGCTGCTTATTTGAATCCTTGTTCTGCGATGGACTACTCTCTGGCCGCAACCCTCACTCTCCACAGTCACTG gggCATTGGACAAGTTGTTACTGACTATGTTCATGGAGATGCAGTGCAGAAAGCTGCCAAGACAGGCCTTTTGGTGCTCTCAGCTTTCACCTTTGCTGGGCTCTGTTACTTCAACTATCATGATGTGGGCATCTGCAAAGCTGTGGCTATGCTGTGGAAGCTCTGA
- the NKAPD1 gene encoding uncharacterized protein NKAPD1 isoform X1: MSRVPLGKVLLRNVIRHTDAHNKIQEESDMWKIRELEKQMDDAYRGTKRKMLPSSSSRMRSDGFDEESQRDYWRPKNEICGALDDGFLKAKSWNKKLYDYEANMPDRWGHSGYKELYPEEFETDSSDQQDITNGKKTSPQVKSSTHESHKHKKSKKSHKKKQKKKSHKKQKKSKKEATDITADSSSEFSEETGASSTRKRKQPHKRKKKSRKKSLKKSPLFLEAESDTSPSDDSASSSSEESEERDTKKTKRKKREKKVHIPVVNNEIQERTNKRTNWKVATDERSAESSEDD; this comes from the exons atacaGGAGGAATCAGATATGTGGAAAATAAGAGAACTGGAGAAACAGATGGATGATGCTTACCGGGGAACCAAAAGGAAAATGTTACCCAGCAGTTCAAG cCGGATGCGCAGTGATGGTTTTGATGAAGAAAGTCAAAGAGACTACTGGAGGCCAAAGAATGAAATTTGTGGAGCACTGGATGATGGTTTTCTTAAGGCTAAATCCTGGAACAAGAAGTTATATGATTATGAAGCTAACATGCCAGACAG ATGGGGCCACAGTGGATATAAAGAGTTATACCCTGAAGAATTTGAAACAGACAG taGTGATCAGCAAGATATTACCAATGGGAAAAAAACATCTCCCCAGGTGAAATCATCTACCCATGAATCTCACAAACACAAGAAGTCAAAGAAGTCCcacaaaaaaaagcagaaaaaaaagtcacacaaaaaacagaagaagagcAAAAAGGAAGCCACAGATATAACAGCAGATTCCTCAAGTGAGTTCTCAGAAGAAACTGGGGCTTCTAGTACCAGGAAAAGGAAGCAACCACACAAACGCAAGAAAAAATCCAGGAAAAAGTCTCTCAAGAAATCTCCTTTATTCTTAGAGGCAGAGAGTGACACTTCCCCATCAGATGATTCTGCCTCCAGCAGTTCTGAGGAAAGTGAGGAAAGAGACACTAAGaagaccaaaaggaaaaagagagagaaaaaagtccACATCCCTGTAGTTAACAATGAAATACAGGAGAGGACAAACAAACGCACAAATTGGAAAGTGGCTACAGATGAAAGGTCTGCCGAGAGTTCAGAGGATGACTAA
- the TIMM8B gene encoding mitochondrial import inner membrane translocase subunit Tim8 B, producing the protein MAELGEADEAELQRLVAAEQQKAQFTAQVHHFMELCWDKCVEKPGNRLDSRTENCLSSCVDRFIDTTLAITSRFAQIVQKGGQ; encoded by the exons ATGGCGGAGCTGGGTGAGGCGGATGAAGCCGAGTTGCAACGCCTGGTGGCGGCCGAACAGCAGAAAGCGCAGTTCACTGCACAG gtGCATCACTTCATGGAGCTATGTTGGGATAAATGTGTGgagaagccagggaatcgcttaGACTCTCGCACTGAAAATTGTCTCTCTAGCTGTGTGGACCGCTTCATTGACACTACTCTTGCTATCACCAGTCGGTTTGCCCAGATTGTACAGAAAGGAGGGCAGTAA